The Listeria monocytogenes genome window below encodes:
- the alr gene encoding alanine racemase, whose product MVIGWHRPTWIEIDRAAIRENIKNEQRKLPENVDLWAVVKANAYGHGIIEVARTAKEAGAKGFCVAILDEALALREAGFQDDFILVLGATRKEDANLAAKNHISLTVFREDWLENLTLEAPLRIHLKVDSGMGRLGIRTVEEARQIETTIASDSQLQLEGIYTHFATADQLETSYFEQQLAKFQTILTSLKNRPTYVHVANSAASLLQPQIGFDAIRFGISMYGLTPSTEIKTSLPFELKPALALYTEMVHVKELAPGDSVSYGATYTATEREWVATLPIGYADGLIRHYSGFHVLVDGEFAPIIGRVCMDQTIIKLPREFQTGSKVTIIGEDHGNVITADDAAHYLDTINYEVTCLLNERIPRKYLH is encoded by the coding sequence ATGGTGATAGGCTGGCATCGTCCTACATGGATTGAAATAGACCGCGCAGCAATACGCGAAAATATAAAAAATGAACAAAGGAAACTCCCGGAAAATGTGGATTTATGGGCAGTTGTCAAAGCTAATGCGTATGGGCACGGAATTATCGAAGTTGCTAGAACAGCGAAAGAAGCTGGTGCAAAAGGTTTCTGTGTCGCCATTTTAGATGAGGCGCTGGCTCTTAGAGAAGCTGGATTTCAAGATGACTTTATCCTTGTTCTTGGTGCAACTAGAAAAGAAGATGCGAATTTGGCGGCTAAAAACCACATTTCTCTCACTGTTTTTAGAGAGGACTGGCTAGAGAACCTAACATTAGAAGCGCCACTTCGCATTCATTTAAAAGTAGATAGCGGTATGGGGCGTCTTGGGATTCGTACGGTAGAAGAGGCGCGGCAAATCGAAACCACGATCGCGAGCGACAGCCAACTACAACTAGAAGGTATCTACACACATTTTGCAACAGCTGATCAACTTGAAACTAGTTATTTCGAACAACAATTAGCTAAGTTTCAAACGATTTTAACGAGTTTAAAAAATCGCCCAACTTATGTACATGTCGCCAATTCAGCGGCTTCCTTATTACAGCCACAAATAGGTTTTGATGCGATTCGCTTTGGTATATCGATGTATGGATTAACCCCATCCACAGAAATCAAAACTAGCTTACCGTTTGAGCTTAAACCAGCACTTGCACTCTATACCGAGATGGTTCATGTAAAAGAACTCGCACCAGGTGATAGTGTGAGCTATGGAGCAACCTACACTGCAACAGAACGAGAATGGGTTGCAACGTTGCCAATTGGCTATGCAGACGGATTGATTCGTCATTACAGCGGTTTTCATGTTTTAGTAGACGGGGAATTTGCCCCAATTATAGGGCGCGTTTGTATGGATCAAACCATCATAAAACTGCCCCGCGAATTTCAAACTGGTTCAAAAGTAACGATAATTGGCGAGGATCACGGTAATGTGATAACAGCAGATGACGCTGCTCACTATTTAGATACAATTAATTACGAGGTTACCTGTTTGTTAAACGAGCGAATACCTAGAAAATACCTTCATTAG
- a CDS encoding CopG family ribbon-helix-helix protein — MLEKEKRMIISVELTQEMIQELDVVVEKEKMGRSEVIMEATQQFLQEKRARELRDEMERGYAEMATINFAIACECTHVEAEAEDRNISILGG, encoded by the coding sequence GTGTTAGAGAAAGAAAAGCGGATGATAATATCCGTAGAACTGACACAGGAAATGATACAAGAACTCGACGTAGTTGTAGAAAAAGAAAAAATGGGGCGGAGTGAAGTTATAATGGAAGCAACGCAACAGTTTTTACAAGAGAAAAGGGCTCGCGAATTAAGAGACGAGATGGAACGCGGCTATGCAGAGATGGCGACAATTAATTTCGCTATCGCATGTGAGTGTACCCATGTCGAAGCAGAAGCAGAAGACAGGAATATTAGTATTTTAGGAGGTTAA
- a CDS encoding type II toxin-antitoxin system PemK/MazF family toxin: MMVKRGDVYYADLSPVVGSEQGGIRPVLIIQNDIGNRFSPTVIVAAITAKIQKAKLPTHVEATRKDGFERDSVILLEQIRTIDKQRLTDKITHLDEELMAKVNKALEVSLGVVEF, from the coding sequence CTGATGGTGAAGCGTGGTGATGTATACTACGCGGACCTTTCCCCCGTGGTCGGCAGCGAGCAAGGGGGAATACGGCCTGTTCTCATCATTCAAAATGATATTGGTAATAGATTCAGTCCAACTGTGATTGTGGCAGCAATAACTGCAAAAATTCAAAAAGCAAAATTGCCAACACACGTGGAAGCTACTCGCAAAGATGGCTTTGAGAGAGATTCTGTCATTCTTTTAGAACAAATTAGAACGATTGACAAACAGCGCCTGACAGACAAAATTACACATTTGGACGAAGAGTTAATGGCCAAGGTAAACAAGGCACTTGAAGTTAGTCTAGGAGTAGTAGAATTTTAA
- a CDS encoding RsbT co-antagonist protein RsbRA, whose protein sequence is MYKDFANFIRTNKADLLNNWMNEMEKQSDQLINDIAKEAMYEETSKEFVDLIVSNVTENGSKFNEKLDDFAEKVVHLGWPIHFVTTGLRVFGLLVYTAMRDEDLFLKREEKPEDDAYYRFETWLSSMYNKVVTAYADTWEKTVSIQKSALQELSAPLLPIFEKISVMPLIGTIDTERAKLIIENLLIGVVKNRSEVVLIDITGVPVVDTMVAHHIIQASEAVRLVGCQAMLVGIRPEIAQTIVNLGIELDQIITTNTMKKGMERALALTNREIVEKEG, encoded by the coding sequence ATGTATAAAGATTTTGCAAACTTCATCCGTACAAATAAAGCAGATTTACTAAACAATTGGATGAATGAAATGGAAAAACAATCAGATCAGCTAATCAACGACATTGCAAAAGAAGCAATGTACGAAGAAACTAGCAAAGAATTTGTGGATTTAATTGTTTCGAATGTTACCGAAAATGGCTCTAAATTCAATGAAAAACTAGATGATTTTGCAGAGAAAGTGGTCCACCTCGGTTGGCCGATTCATTTTGTCACCACTGGCCTACGTGTTTTTGGGCTTTTAGTATATACAGCAATGAGAGATGAAGATTTATTTTTAAAGAGAGAAGAAAAACCGGAAGATGATGCCTATTATCGCTTTGAAACATGGCTTTCCTCCATGTATAACAAAGTGGTCACTGCCTACGCAGATACGTGGGAAAAGACAGTTTCTATCCAAAAAAGTGCACTACAGGAATTATCGGCACCACTTTTGCCAATATTTGAAAAAATTTCTGTAATGCCCCTAATTGGAACGATTGACACAGAAAGAGCCAAGTTAATCATAGAAAACTTACTAATAGGCGTTGTAAAAAATCGGTCAGAAGTGGTTTTGATTGATATTACGGGAGTTCCTGTTGTTGATACAATGGTTGCGCATCACATCATTCAGGCGTCCGAAGCGGTTAGACTTGTCGGCTGTCAGGCGATGCTTGTAGGGATTAGACCAGAAATCGCGCAAACAATCGTTAACCTAGGAATTGAATTAGATCAAATTATCACGACCAACACAATGAAAAAAGGCATGGAGCGTGCGCTAGCCTTGACGAACAGAGAGATAGTAGAAAAAGAGGGGTGA
- a CDS encoding STAS domain-containing protein — protein sequence MGIPILKLGECLLISIQSELDDHTAVEFQEDLLAKIHETSARGVVIDITSIDFIDSFIAKILGDVVSMSKLMGAKVVVTGIQPAVAITLIELGITFSGVLSAMDLESGLEKLKQELGE from the coding sequence GTGGGGATACCAATCTTAAAGTTAGGTGAATGTTTATTAATTTCTATCCAGAGTGAATTAGATGATCATACTGCGGTAGAATTCCAAGAAGATTTACTTGCAAAAATCCATGAAACGTCGGCCAGAGGAGTAGTCATTGATATCACTTCCATCGATTTTATTGATTCATTTATTGCAAAAATTCTTGGAGATGTAGTAAGTATGTCTAAACTAATGGGTGCAAAAGTGGTTGTAACTGGGATACAACCAGCAGTTGCGATTACACTAATTGAACTCGGGATCACGTTTAGCGGAGTACTTTCGGCGATGGACCTTGAAAGTGGTCTGGAAAAACTTAAACAGGAATTGGGGGAATGA
- a CDS encoding anti-sigma regulatory factor translates to MTFQSCVKIINEWDIVAARQLGRKISKEIGFGTVDQARITTAISELARNIFLYAGRGEICIEKVSESGKQGMIIVAKDKGPGIVDIRKVMQDGYTTSGGLGAGLPGVKRLMDSFDIESSIEGDSKGTVITTTKWVR, encoded by the coding sequence ATGACATTCCAATCCTGTGTAAAGATAATAAATGAATGGGACATTGTAGCTGCAAGGCAACTAGGTAGAAAAATATCCAAAGAAATTGGTTTTGGAACAGTTGACCAAGCAAGAATTACAACTGCCATCAGTGAATTAGCTAGAAATATTTTCCTTTATGCTGGACGAGGAGAAATCTGTATTGAAAAAGTAAGTGAATCTGGTAAACAAGGAATGATTATTGTTGCCAAAGACAAAGGTCCAGGTATTGTAGACATCAGAAAAGTAATGCAAGATGGTTATACAACATCGGGCGGACTTGGAGCAGGTCTTCCAGGAGTCAAACGTTTAATGGACAGTTTTGATATTGAATCCAGTATTGAAGGCGATTCAAAAGGAACGGTAATTACAACAACGAAATGGGTTCGGTAA
- the rsbV gene encoding anti sigma b factor antagonist RsbV produces the protein MNISIEIKERDTDHIDIFVAGEIDAYTAPKVKEALEVYQVKEGIVLRIDLTEVSYMDSTGLGVFVGAFKSLRQRQSELVLFGLSDRLFRLFEITGLSDIIEIKNVEGEMNGNNA, from the coding sequence ATGAATATTAGTATAGAAATAAAAGAGCGTGATACTGACCACATAGATATATTTGTTGCTGGGGAGATTGATGCTTATACAGCGCCAAAGGTAAAAGAAGCTCTAGAAGTGTATCAAGTAAAAGAGGGTATTGTACTTCGAATCGATTTAACAGAAGTAAGTTACATGGATAGCACCGGATTAGGCGTATTTGTAGGAGCGTTTAAAAGCTTACGTCAACGCCAAAGTGAACTTGTCTTGTTTGGTTTAAGCGACCGACTTTTCCGATTGTTTGAAATCACAGGATTGTCAGATATCATTGAAATCAAAAATGTAGAGGGTGAAATGAATGGCAACAATGCATGA
- the rsbW gene encoding anti-sigma B factor RsbW, which yields MATMHDKITLQLPAKPEYVSLGRLSLSGIASRAGFSYEAIEDLKIAVSEAITNSVKHAFKGEDDGEITVEYLIYEDKLEVRVSDNGTSFDLETRKQEIGPYEVGEDAEMMRIGGLGLFLIETLMDDVKLYYDEGVSVVMTKYINEKQVEENAKSIST from the coding sequence ATGGCAACAATGCATGACAAAATTACATTACAACTTCCTGCCAAGCCTGAATATGTTAGTTTAGGTAGACTTTCATTATCAGGAATTGCAAGTCGCGCAGGATTTTCTTATGAAGCAATTGAAGATTTGAAAATAGCCGTAAGTGAAGCCATCACTAATTCTGTAAAGCACGCATTTAAAGGAGAAGATGATGGGGAAATTACAGTAGAATATCTTATTTATGAAGACAAATTAGAAGTTCGTGTTTCTGATAATGGAACAAGCTTCGACTTAGAAACTCGTAAACAAGAAATTGGCCCATATGAAGTAGGAGAAGATGCGGAGATGATGCGTATCGGAGGTCTAGGTTTATTTTTAATTGAAACATTAATGGATGACGTGAAACTTTATTACGATGAAGGGGTTTCTGTCGTAATGACCAAATATATTAATGAAAAGCAGGTGGAGGAGAATGCCAAAAGTATCTCAACCTGA
- the sigB gene encoding RNA polymerase sigma factor SigB — translation MPKVSQPDKEAKEKVYIWIAAYQENGDEDAQYNLVVHYKNLVESIARKYSQGKSFHEDLVQVGNIGLLGAIRRYDATFGKSFEAFAVPTIVGEIKRFLRDKTWSVHVPRRIKELGPKIKNAVEELTRELQSSPQISDIADFIGVTEEEVLEAMEMGKSYQALSVDHSIEADSDGSTITLLDVVGGTDDGFERVNQRMLLEKVLPVLDEREQKILQFTFIENRSQKETGELLDISQMHVSRIQRQAIKKLREALQNEEVE, via the coding sequence ATGCCAAAAGTATCTCAACCTGATAAAGAAGCAAAAGAAAAAGTGTATATTTGGATTGCCGCTTATCAAGAAAACGGTGACGAAGATGCCCAGTATAATTTAGTCGTTCATTATAAAAATTTAGTAGAATCGATTGCCCGCAAATATTCCCAAGGTAAATCTTTTCACGAAGATTTAGTTCAAGTTGGAAATATCGGTTTGCTTGGTGCTATTAGACGTTATGACGCGACTTTTGGGAAAAGCTTTGAAGCATTTGCTGTGCCGACGATTGTTGGTGAAATTAAACGTTTTTTGCGTGATAAAACATGGAGCGTACATGTACCGCGTCGAATTAAAGAATTAGGTCCAAAAATTAAAAATGCCGTGGAAGAGCTAACAAGAGAATTGCAAAGCTCGCCGCAAATTAGCGACATTGCTGATTTCATCGGTGTCACGGAAGAAGAAGTTTTAGAAGCGATGGAAATGGGAAAAAGTTACCAAGCACTTTCTGTAGATCATTCGATTGAAGCAGATTCGGATGGAAGTACCATTACGTTACTTGATGTAGTTGGTGGTACGGATGATGGATTTGAGCGTGTGAATCAACGTATGCTCTTAGAGAAAGTTCTCCCAGTTTTAGATGAGCGAGAACAGAAGATTTTGCAATTTACATTTATTGAAAATCGCAGTCAAAAAGAAACGGGTGAACTACTCGATATATCACAAATGCATGTGTCTAGAATCCAACGTCAAGCTATTAAAAAACTTCGAGAGGCGTTGCAGAATGAGGAAGTGGAGTAA
- a CDS encoding PP2C family serine/threonine-protein phosphatase, translated as MNKAVESNNLFVFQRSKALQQYCGDVYFTHEDKNGFLYVLSDGLGSGLEANRAAKATVDAIKEDIHADITDMLEKANQAVSGLRGAAVAIIKGDYLTKTLYYTGMGNIRFYMIGMEDKLIFPLSGSGFLSGRKQKYRLQSFKYKPGSKFLMHSDGLVLSRVRKSLESPLCVVKIGHLIERNILDIPTDDVTFIVGKFPE; from the coding sequence ATGAACAAGGCAGTTGAATCAAATAATTTATTTGTATTTCAACGTTCTAAAGCATTACAACAATACTGCGGGGATGTTTATTTTACCCATGAAGACAAAAATGGTTTTTTGTATGTTCTTTCTGATGGACTTGGGAGCGGGCTCGAAGCTAATAGAGCGGCCAAAGCGACCGTTGATGCCATAAAAGAGGATATCCATGCAGATATTACCGATATGCTTGAAAAAGCGAATCAGGCTGTTTCAGGACTTCGTGGTGCTGCGGTAGCTATTATTAAAGGTGACTACTTAACGAAGACCCTTTATTATACTGGTATGGGTAATATTCGGTTTTATATGATTGGGATGGAAGATAAGCTTATTTTTCCGCTTTCTGGTTCTGGATTTTTGTCCGGTCGAAAACAGAAATATCGGTTGCAATCATTTAAATATAAACCAGGCAGTAAGTTTTTAATGCATTCAGATGGACTTGTTCTTTCTCGCGTTAGAAAAAGCCTAGAATCGCCACTTTGTGTAGTGAAAATCGGGCATTTAATCGAGCGTAATATATTAGATATTCCAACAGATGATGTTACTTTTATAGTTGGGAAATTTCCGGAATAA
- a CDS encoding SulP family inorganic anion transporter produces MKKVWLNSVKDYTWARFRKDLLAGIIVGIIALPLAMSFAIASGVSPEYGIYSSFVAGIIVSIFGGSKFQIAGPTGAFIPVLLGIVLTYGYQDLLVAGMMAGVLLCLMGIFKIGALIKFIPRPVTIGFTAGIAVTIFMGQVGNFLGLTGMEKHESFVANMNEIWLHLDSWNFYSVLISCICMLVLFIFPKILPRIPAPLIGLVITTAIAMLFFPDALPTIGSAYGDIPSTFPPFEFPDMTFANMSKLIGPAFVIAMLGGIESLLSAVVADGMTNTKHNSNRELIGQGIANIVTPMFGGIPATGAIARTATNINNGATSRVSGVIHGIFVLLTLLVLAPVAVNIPIAAMAPILMLVAWNMSERKTFQHIIKLKSGDTLVLIITFLLTVFASLTVAVEVGLLLAVVLFAKQMGSSMQIEEIEPEGAEIAPHLHEKMSIFTIRGPLFFGAAQIFQQNIIKAIHVKPKYLILRMGKVPIIDATAEGYFHQIEKEFSKQGGQILITGLTDKAKESLKGSGLYDRIGEEHFFSHTEDAIHYAENALNKGD; encoded by the coding sequence TTGAAGAAAGTTTGGTTGAATAGTGTAAAAGATTATACGTGGGCGAGATTTAGGAAAGACTTGCTTGCGGGAATTATCGTGGGCATTATAGCTTTACCACTAGCGATGTCCTTCGCGATTGCATCAGGTGTGAGTCCGGAATATGGGATTTATTCGAGTTTTGTAGCCGGAATAATCGTTTCTATTTTCGGGGGATCGAAGTTTCAAATTGCCGGCCCAACTGGCGCTTTTATTCCAGTGTTACTCGGAATCGTATTAACTTATGGTTATCAAGATTTACTAGTTGCTGGGATGATGGCAGGGGTCTTACTTTGCTTAATGGGGATTTTTAAAATTGGAGCATTAATCAAATTTATTCCACGACCAGTGACAATCGGATTTACAGCCGGGATTGCTGTCACGATTTTTATGGGGCAGGTGGGGAACTTCCTCGGTTTAACAGGTATGGAAAAACATGAATCATTTGTCGCGAATATGAATGAGATCTGGTTACATTTAGATTCATGGAATTTCTATAGTGTGCTCATTTCCTGTATTTGTATGCTTGTCTTATTTATTTTTCCGAAAATTTTACCGAGAATTCCAGCACCACTTATTGGACTTGTGATTACGACGGCGATTGCTATGCTATTTTTCCCAGATGCGCTTCCGACGATTGGGTCAGCGTATGGAGATATTCCGAGTACATTTCCTCCGTTTGAATTTCCCGATATGACTTTTGCGAATATGAGTAAATTGATTGGGCCAGCTTTTGTTATTGCGATGCTCGGTGGGATTGAATCGCTTCTTTCGGCAGTTGTGGCAGATGGAATGACGAATACAAAACACAATAGTAATCGCGAACTCATTGGGCAAGGTATCGCAAATATTGTAACGCCAATGTTCGGCGGGATTCCGGCAACGGGAGCTATCGCAAGAACGGCAACCAATATTAATAATGGCGCAACAAGCCGTGTCTCAGGCGTTATCCACGGGATTTTCGTTTTACTCACTTTACTTGTACTTGCACCAGTAGCTGTCAATATCCCAATTGCTGCAATGGCGCCGATTTTAATGCTAGTTGCTTGGAATATGAGCGAACGAAAAACCTTCCAACACATTATTAAGTTAAAATCGGGTGATACGTTAGTTCTGATTATTACTTTTTTATTAACAGTGTTTGCAAGCTTAACTGTGGCCGTCGAAGTTGGTTTACTGCTGGCAGTGGTGCTTTTCGCTAAACAAATGGGAAGTTCGATGCAAATTGAAGAAATCGAACCAGAAGGCGCCGAAATTGCTCCTCATTTACACGAGAAAATGAGTATTTTTACTATTCGTGGGCCATTGTTTTTTGGTGCAGCACAGATTTTTCAACAAAATATTATCAAAGCAATCCATGTTAAACCAAAATATCTTATCTTGCGAATGGGGAAAGTACCGATTATTGATGCTACAGCAGAAGGCTATTTCCACCAAATTGAAAAAGAATTTTCGAAGCAAGGCGGGCAAATTTTGATTACTGGACTAACAGATAAAGCGAAAGAAAGTTTGAAAGGTAGCGGACTTTACGACCGAATCGGCGAAGAACACTTCTTTTCCCATACCGAAGATGCAATTCATTATGCGGAAAATGCTTTAAATAAAGGAGACTGA
- a CDS encoding Tex family protein: MEQMQDKIIKLVQKSLTYKPAQINAVIKLMEEGNTVPFIARYRKEMTGSLDEVEIRDIEETFEYVTKLETRKEEIIRLIDEQGKLTDELRAAITKAEKHQALEDLYRPYKQKKRTKATIAKEKGLEPLADWLMSFPSNADPLKEAANYISEEKEVASAEDALLGAHEIIAEQISDEPSFREWIRNFTRKFGMIESRAKNAEADEKGVYEMYYEFNEMIGKVASHRILAFNRGEKEDILRVQVQVDTTKIFQYLFEKVIQNRNSPTRPYVEEAIMDAYKRFIGPAIEREIRGELTEKGEEQAIHIFSENLRKLLLQPPLKGKIILGVDPAFRTGCKFSVLDQTGKVLEIGVVYPHTAKARRPEAKQKIAEILSTYKVEVIAIGNGTASRETEQFIVEVIRESKSSAYYCIVNEAGASVYSASETAREEFPDYQVEERSAVSIGRRLQDPLAELVKIDPKSVGVGQYQHDVAQKRLNETLTFVVETAVNQVGVNVNTASASLLQYVAGLNKTVANNIRKYREENGSFASRKELKKVPRLGAKSYEQSIGFLRILEGENPLDKTAIHPESYKAAEQIVKAAGFGLKDIGSEDLKAALQALSIPEEAEKLSIGKETMRDIIDNLIAPGRDLRDELPAPLLKQDVISMEDLKQGMELQGTVRNVVDFGAFVDIGVKQDGLVHISKLSNSFVKNPMDVVSVGDVVTVWVDEVDTKKNRIALTMLNPNGSVK; this comes from the coding sequence ATGGAACAAATGCAAGATAAAATAATAAAATTAGTCCAAAAATCGCTAACGTATAAACCAGCGCAAATCAATGCCGTTATCAAATTAATGGAAGAAGGTAACACAGTTCCATTTATCGCGCGTTACCGTAAAGAAATGACTGGTAGCTTAGATGAAGTAGAAATCCGCGATATTGAAGAAACATTTGAATATGTAACAAAATTAGAAACTCGTAAAGAAGAAATTATTCGCCTAATAGATGAACAAGGGAAATTAACAGACGAGCTGAGAGCAGCCATTACCAAAGCAGAAAAACACCAAGCGCTCGAAGATTTATATCGTCCTTATAAACAAAAGAAACGCACAAAAGCAACGATTGCGAAAGAAAAAGGATTAGAACCGCTTGCTGATTGGCTAATGAGCTTCCCTAGTAATGCGGACCCACTGAAAGAAGCAGCAAACTATATTTCAGAAGAAAAAGAAGTAGCGTCAGCAGAAGATGCTTTACTCGGCGCACATGAAATCATCGCGGAACAAATCAGTGATGAGCCTAGTTTCCGTGAGTGGATTCGTAACTTTACGCGCAAATTTGGGATGATTGAATCCAGAGCGAAAAACGCTGAAGCAGACGAAAAAGGCGTTTATGAAATGTATTATGAATTTAACGAAATGATTGGTAAGGTAGCAAGTCACCGTATTCTTGCATTTAACCGCGGGGAGAAAGAAGACATTTTACGTGTACAAGTCCAAGTAGATACGACAAAAATTTTCCAATATCTATTTGAAAAAGTGATCCAAAATCGTAATTCTCCAACACGACCATACGTAGAAGAAGCGATAATGGATGCTTATAAACGCTTTATCGGACCGGCAATTGAACGTGAAATTCGCGGTGAATTAACAGAAAAAGGCGAAGAACAAGCCATCCATATTTTCTCCGAGAACTTGCGCAAACTACTTTTACAACCACCTTTAAAAGGAAAAATTATTCTTGGGGTCGATCCGGCTTTTAGAACAGGTTGTAAATTCTCTGTATTAGATCAAACCGGGAAAGTGCTAGAAATCGGCGTTGTTTATCCGCATACAGCAAAAGCGCGTCGTCCTGAAGCAAAACAAAAAATTGCGGAAATTTTATCCACATACAAAGTGGAAGTTATCGCAATTGGTAACGGAACAGCGTCACGTGAAACAGAGCAATTTATTGTGGAAGTGATTCGTGAATCGAAATCGAGCGCTTATTATTGTATCGTCAATGAAGCTGGCGCGAGTGTTTATTCAGCGAGTGAAACTGCCCGCGAAGAATTCCCGGACTATCAAGTAGAAGAGCGTAGCGCCGTTTCGATTGGTCGTCGTTTGCAAGATCCACTAGCGGAACTTGTGAAAATCGATCCAAAATCTGTAGGCGTAGGGCAATATCAACATGATGTAGCACAAAAGCGTTTAAATGAAACATTAACTTTCGTCGTTGAAACGGCCGTTAACCAAGTGGGCGTAAACGTTAATACGGCCTCGGCTTCTCTGTTACAATATGTTGCTGGCTTAAACAAGACAGTCGCAAATAATATCCGTAAATATCGCGAAGAAAACGGCTCGTTCGCTTCTCGTAAAGAGTTGAAAAAGGTTCCCCGTCTGGGCGCGAAATCATATGAACAAAGTATCGGTTTCTTACGTATTTTGGAAGGTGAAAATCCACTTGATAAAACCGCAATCCACCCTGAAAGTTATAAGGCAGCTGAACAAATTGTAAAAGCAGCTGGTTTCGGATTGAAAGATATTGGTAGCGAGGATTTAAAAGCTGCACTTCAAGCACTTAGTATCCCAGAAGAAGCAGAGAAATTAAGCATTGGTAAAGAAACCATGCGCGATATCATTGATAATTTAATTGCCCCTGGTCGCGACCTTCGTGACGAGCTTCCAGCACCACTTTTAAAACAAGATGTTATTTCGATGGAAGATTTAAAACAAGGCATGGAATTACAAGGAACCGTTCGGAATGTAGTTGACTTTGGCGCATTTGTTGATATTGGTGTGAAACAAGACGGCCTTGTGCATATTTCGAAACTAAGCAATTCTTTTGTTAAAAACCCGATGGATGTCGTTTCAGTAGGAGACGTTGTAACTGTTTGGGTAGATGAAGTAGACACAAAGAAAAACCGTATTGCTTTAACTATGCTAAATCCTAATGGAAGTGTTAAATAA
- a CDS encoding SprT family protein encodes MNQAELQRHMEEVSLQFFQKEFRHQAMFNARLRTTGGRYLLKSHNIEMNPKYLENFGLAYFIGIMKHELCHYHLHLEKKGYQHRDQDFRELLKKVDAPRFCATIPREITMHEYTCKSCGKSFLRQRRFNVNRYRCGSCGGKLIQTGSKKIYTENA; translated from the coding sequence ATGAATCAAGCAGAATTGCAGCGACACATGGAAGAAGTGTCGCTGCAATTTTTCCAAAAAGAATTTCGCCACCAAGCCATGTTTAATGCGCGCTTACGAACCACTGGGGGTCGCTATTTGCTAAAAAGTCATAATATCGAAATGAACCCCAAGTACCTAGAAAACTTTGGATTAGCGTACTTTATCGGGATTATGAAGCATGAACTATGTCATTATCACCTTCATTTAGAGAAAAAAGGTTATCAGCATCGCGATCAAGATTTCCGTGAGTTATTAAAAAAAGTAGACGCACCGAGATTTTGTGCAACGATACCACGTGAAATTACCATGCATGAATATACATGCAAAAGTTGCGGGAAGTCCTTTTTAAGACAACGCAGATTCAATGTGAACCGTTATCGCTGTGGCAGTTGTGGTGGAAAATTAATACAAACAGGTTCCAAGAAAATTTATACAGAAAACGCATGA
- a CDS encoding SMI1/KNR4 family protein, producing the protein MERINHFLAWAKNNNWQIDLSAVEKKFPEQILKRYVNIPDEYKAFYAQINLCCNAADTCWFLSEEDFLENGDDAFSGNSFEEMSLEAAEGDKNLENKIKLFWNTHLPIMMSVGGSYEYYAIALNDGSVVHSSEPEFEESLVVADSFADFLLKIVAGEVVIS; encoded by the coding sequence ATGGAACGAATAAATCATTTTCTTGCATGGGCTAAAAATAATAATTGGCAAATAGATTTGTCTGCTGTAGAGAAAAAATTTCCAGAGCAGATTTTAAAAAGATATGTAAATATACCAGACGAATATAAAGCTTTTTATGCGCAAATTAACCTTTGCTGTAATGCGGCTGATACTTGTTGGTTTTTGTCGGAAGAAGATTTTTTAGAGAATGGGGATGACGCCTTTTCGGGGAATTCTTTTGAAGAAATGAGTTTAGAAGCAGCAGAAGGTGATAAAAATTTAGAGAATAAAATAAAACTATTTTGGAATACACATTTACCAATTATGATGAGTGTTGGTGGTAGTTATGAATATTATGCTATCGCTTTAAATGACGGAAGTGTTGTTCATAGTTCGGAACCTGAATTTGAAGAAAGTCTGGTTGTAGCAGACTCGTTTGCGGATTTTTTACTGAAAATCGTTGCTGGTGAAGTTGTGATAAGTTAA